One Chryseobacterium tructae genomic window, GAGTGGTGACAACATATTGTACAGCCTCTTCAATAATCAGCTGGGGGCGAGTTGCTTTTGGTGTCTGTATGGTAAAGGTTATAAACGGAATTACGTACGATAATATAAGTGAACTTAAAAGATAGATCCTATTGAATCTATACATTTTCTCTCTTTCCAAAAACAAGTAGTACACAGCAATGAAAAGAGATGAACACAAGATTATTTTTAGAATAATAGGTAACATAGTTATTGTTCTATCTGTTCGTCAATAATATCACGGAGTTCTTTCAATTGCTTTTGGCTTAGTTTGGCATTAGAGGTAAAAAATGATGCAAACTGTGTTACAGAGCTGTTAAAAAAACGGTCAATCATAGAAGTCATTTCTTCCTTGAAATATTCCCCTTTCTCTACCATGGGATAGTATTCACGGGAGTTTCCATAGAGTTTGTAGCCTACAAGCTCCTTATTTTGCATTCTTTTCAATAGGGTCGCTATTGTTGTTGTTGCCGGCTTAGGTTCCGGATAGGCTTCCAGAATATCTTTCATGAAGATTTTCTTTTCCTCCCAAAGAATATCCATGAGAACTTTTTCAGAATCGGTTAGTTTAATCTCTTTCATTCTACAATGTTGTAATTTGTTCTACAAATGTAGAATAAAAATTTAATTGAGCAAATTTTATGGCATTATTTTTCCATTCATTTTTAAATATCTAATCATAATATCATGAAAATCAATCAATTTTATATTCCAATGCTGAGTCTTTTTTTGACTTTATATTCGTGTAAAAAGAATCAGGCGAATGCACAGCAGACCGGAAATGGAGGAAGTGTAGAAACAGAAAAGCCTAATTCCGAATATAAACCTGCCTTTAAGGGGCAAACAAGGAGTAAGGCAGTAAAAACAAATACCGCTTATCATGTTGAGGTATTGAATAAAGACCTAGGAAGACCCTGGGGAATTATTAATTTACCGGATGGAAGATTTCTTATTACAGATAAAAGAGGATATATGAACGTGGTCTCTAAGGATGGAAAACAAATTTCTAAGATAGAGGGATTTCCAAAAGTAGATGCAAAAGGACAAGGTGGAATGCTTGATGTTGCACTTGATCCTGGCTTTAAAAGCAATTCACTTATTTATTTCAGCTTTTCTGAGCCATTTGGAAAAGGAAATCTGACCTCTGTGGCGAAAGGGAAATTATCGGAAGATCTTAAAACTATTTCAGATGTTAAAGTGATTTTCCGAGCGGAACCTTCTTATGACGGAGATAAACATTATGGCAGCAGACTGGTTTTTGATAAAGATGAAAACTTATTTATCAGTACAGGAGAACGATCTGATAAGGTGACAAGAGTTTATGCTCAGAAAACAGATAATTATTTAGGGAAAATTATCAAAATTACCAAGGATGGATTACCTTCTCCCGGCAATCCATTTATAGGAAAACAGGGGTATAAACCTGAAATTTATGCCTATGGAGTTCGAAATCCTCAAGGACTGGCGATTGATCCTAATGGAAATCTTTGGGATGTAGAAATGGGACCAAGAGGAGGCGATGAAATCAACCTTATTCAACCGGGGAAAAATTATGGTTGGGGAGATGTTACTTATGGGATTGAGTATTCTGGGGCAAAAGTAGGAGAGGGGATCACTCAAAAAGAAGGAACAGAACAGCCTGTTTATTATTGGGATCCTGTAATTTCACCAAGTGGAATTACTTTCTATACGGGGAATATAGAAGAATGGAAGGGTAATCTCTTCATAGGATGTCTGAGTGGAGAACACAT contains:
- a CDS encoding PQQ-dependent sugar dehydrogenase, whose product is MKINQFYIPMLSLFLTLYSCKKNQANAQQTGNGGSVETEKPNSEYKPAFKGQTRSKAVKTNTAYHVEVLNKDLGRPWGIINLPDGRFLITDKRGYMNVVSKDGKQISKIEGFPKVDAKGQGGMLDVALDPGFKSNSLIYFSFSEPFGKGNLTSVAKGKLSEDLKTISDVKVIFRAEPSYDGDKHYGSRLVFDKDENLFISTGERSDKVTRVYAQKTDNYLGKIIKITKDGLPSPGNPFIGKQGYKPEIYAYGVRNPQGLAIDPNGNLWDVEMGPRGGDEINLIQPGKNYGWGDVTYGIEYSGAKVGEGITQKEGTEQPVYYWDPVISPSGITFYTGNIEEWKGNLFIGCLSGEHINRIVMKDNKVVGEERLLADQNERFRDVLNGIDGNLYAVTDSGKLYRISKK
- a CDS encoding BlaI/MecI/CopY family transcriptional regulator, which translates into the protein MKEIKLTDSEKVLMDILWEEKKIFMKDILEAYPEPKPATTTIATLLKRMQNKELVGYKLYGNSREYYPMVEKGEYFKEEMTSMIDRFFNSSVTQFASFFTSNAKLSQKQLKELRDIIDEQIEQ